The region GCAGCAGCCGGTCCAGATCGGTCTGGAAGATCCCCTTCATCTCATCGGTCAAAAGACCGGCCACCGGCGACAGGCCGCGATTCATCCACGCCCCCTGGATCTTGAAGAAGGTATCCATGGCCGCATCGGCGAAGCGGTTCTCGTCGAACGCGGGGTCCATCCGACGGATATGGGACAGGCCGGTCCCCGGATCGTCCGTTGCCGGCTGGCCGTCCTGCTGCGCGCCGGGCAGGGGGATTACCGTCCCCTGCCCGTACCCGTCCTGCCGGGAGAACGGGACTGCGCTACCGGACCGTTTTTTTTTGATAAAGCGGTAGATGAGATAGCCGACCCCCGCCAAAAGGGCGATCTGCACCAGACCGATGCCTCCGCCCCCCATGCCGCCGACCCCCGATCCCGCCCCGGCAAAGCTGCTGAACAGCATGCTTCCCAGCATGCCGCCGGCGAGGCCGCCGGCCATGCTCCTGAGGAAGCCGCCTCCCTGCTGTTGCTGGAAAGGCCCGGGCGCCGGCGCGGCCTGTTGCCGCGTCTGGCCGTAGCTGGACGATGGAGAGGGGCTGGCGGACCGGGAATAGCTGCGCGAGCCGCCGCCGTAGGAACGGCCCCCGCCGGCCCGGGCATCGGCGTTGAATTCGAATGCGGTGATGCTCAGGAACAGTATGGCCGCCGTAATGGCGCCCGCCTTGACAAGATGTTTCTTCATTCTGCTCTCCTTATTGGGTTGCTGTTTCCGTGGTCAGTCCAGGC is a window of Geobacter sp. FeAm09 DNA encoding:
- a CDS encoding TIM44-like domain-containing protein: MKKHLVKAGAITAAILFLSITAFEFNADARAGGGRSYGGGSRSYSRSASPSPSSSYGQTRQQAAPAPGPFQQQQGGGFLRSMAGGLAGGMLGSMLFSSFAGAGSGVGGMGGGGIGLVQIALLAGVGYLIYRFIKKKRSGSAVPFSRQDGYGQGTVIPLPGAQQDGQPATDDPGTGLSHIRRMDPAFDENRFADAAMDTFFKIQGAWMNRGLSPVAGLLTDEMKGIFQTDLDRLLRDKQINRLENIAVREVRIAEAWQEAGQDYITASIYANLLDYTTDETTGAVLSGSKVEPVKFEEFWTFTRPVGANPWRLAAINQA